ACTTTGTTGGAATTTGGGAACCAAAATATCCATTATTAGATATTGATAACCCAATTACACATGGGCCATTAGACTTATTTGATTACTATTTCGAACATCATAGACAACAACAAGAAGGTTTAAAAAATGCTTACAAAGCATTACCTGAAGTATTTGCAGAATATGAAAAGATTTCAGGAAGAAAATATGACTTCTTAGATTTATATAGAATGGAAGATGCTGAATACGTAATGGTTGTTATGAATTCAGCTGCATCAACAGCTAAATATGTTGTTGATGAATTAAGAGAAAAAGGAATAAAAGCTGGATTAGTAAAACCATGGGTATTCACACCATTCCCAAAGAAAGAAATTTTAGAAGCTCTTGATGGTAGAAAAGCAGTTATGGTACTTGATAGAGCTATGTCATTTGGTAAAGAAGCACCATTATATTCATTGATAAAATCAGCATTATATGAAGCAAAGGAAAAACCAATGATAGGTTCATATGTATATGGTTTAGGTGGAAGAGATGTAACACCACACATGTTACACATTCCATTCGAAGACGCAATGAAAGGCGACCTTGATCCAAACGAAGAAAGATATCTCGGTTTAAAAGAATAATGGAGGTGAATAATAGTGCCTGTAAATTTAAAGCAATTAATTAATTTGGTAGATAAAGAAGATTGGCCATTTACACAGGGACATAGATTATGTCCAGGATGTAACGCACCAATGGTAGCAAAATGGGCAACAATGACAGCAAAAGCTTTAGGATATGAACCAGTAGTAGGTGCAGCTACAGGATGTTTAGAAGTTTCATCAACAATATATCCATTTACATCATGGAATATTCCATACATCCATAACGCATTTGAAAATGTAGCAGCAACAATTTCTGGTGCAGAAGCTGCATATAGATCATTAAAAAACAGAGGAAGATTAAAGACAGATAAACCAATAAAGTTTATAGCATTTGGTGGAGACGGTGGAACATACGATATAGGTCTTCAATCATTATCAGGTGCAATTGAAAGAGGACATGATTTCTTATACATCCTTTATGATAATGAAGGTTATATGAACACAGGTAACCAGAGATCAGGATCAACACCTCCAGGTGCAGACGCAACAACAGAACCTGTTGGTAAAGTTAAAAACGGTAAAGTACAATTTAAGAAAAACATTGTTGAAATAATTGGTGCTCATGAAAACGTATATGCTGCAACAGCTTCAACTTCAGATCCATTTGATTTTATGGCAAAAGTTGAAAAAGGTTTAAAACACGAAGGTCCAGCATTTATTGCAGTATTGGCACCATGTGTAAGATTCTGGAGAATTCCTGAAAGTGATGGTCCAAAAATTACAAAATTAGCAGTAGAAACAAAATACTGGCCATTATACGAAATTGATAGAGGAGTATATAAAATTACAAGAAAACCAAGAAACTTCAAACCAATTGAAGAATATATCAGATCAATTGGAAGATTTAGAAAAGCATTACAACATCCTGAATATCAGGATATGATCGCAGAAATGCAAAAATATGTAGATACAAGATGGGAAAGATTATTAAAACTTGAAGAAGTTACAAAAGATATGTACTTAAGATAATAAAACTTAAAAACCGGGGCTTGCCCCCGGTTTTTAGGCTATAATAACAACACTAAAAATGCAGTAACAGAGGGGGTTATTAGATGAGAGATTGGTTTGTCAAATGGGAAAAGGTTATAGTTATAATAATCGTTGTATTATTTACAGCAGGTATAGTATGGTGGTCTGTTGCAGCATATATGGGGGCATCAAAACAGAATGCAGCAGCAAATGCTAAACCATCTAAAGATAATGCTGTAGCAGTGTTAACAAAAGATGGAACTGAACTTGATTATCCTTATTGGATTATGAATAATGAAGTAAGTGATGAAGTTTCACAGATGAGACAACAATATGCGGCATATGGTCAAAAAATTGATCCTGTATTTGATGAATTAGCATTAAATTACAATGCTGTAAAACAATTATTCGATATAAAGGTAATAGAATATTATGCTGATCAAAATGGATTAACACCATCAGATAAAGAACTTGAAAAAGCGTTTAACAAATATATAGATGATCAAATTGCAAAATTAAAAGAAAATGAGGATACATGGAAGAAATATTTAGATTATTATAAAAGTGAAGATAATCTTAGAAATTTAATTAAATCAAACTATAAAAATATGTATAGAATCCAGTTAATTATCGATAAAGTAAAAGATCATGTATCAGCAGTTTCAAAAGATGAAGGGTTAAAATATCTAAAAGATAATTTTGACGATTTAAAAAAGAAATACGAAGAAGTAAAAGCTCAACATATTCTTGTTAGTGATGAAGCTACAGCATTAAAGATTAAGAAAATGATAGAAGACAAAGAAATTACATTTGAAGATGCAGCAGCAAAATATTCAAAAGACACATCAAATGCAACAAGTGGCGGAGAATTAGGTTGGTTCAAACATGGAGCAATGGTAAAAGAATTTGAAGATGCATCATTTAACGCAACAGTAGGAGATTTAGTAGGACCTGTAAAAACAAATTATGGATATCATATTATAAGAGTACAGGATAAAAAAATCTTTAATAAACCAGAAGATATAATGGATAAATATCCAGAAATATATTCTGAAATAGAAAAAACACTTAAAAACGATAAATTTATAGAATGGTTGAAAAACTATAAAGAAAGCGAAAAATTGGCTTTATCATATCTCGAGGAAGATTTAAAATTATATGATGAATATACAAAACTTTCACAGGATAAAGATGAAAATAAAATAAAAGAATTTATTTCAGAGATGGAAAATTATGTATTTGATGATAAAGGTGAATTGGCAATAAACGTATCAGTTAATGAAATGGCTATATACGTTTATGCAACTGGATTATTAAAAGATATATACGAAACAAGGTTGGATAAATTTACAAAATACTTAACCTTAAAAGATTCAGTTGATCCGGAAATAATAAAACTCAGCCATGATGAAATTACAAAGAAAATAGAAGAATTAACAGCTAAAATGAAAAATGTATCAGGTGAAGAATATACAAAATTATTAAAAGAAAGATTTAAATATGAAGATGCAAAAGATTTTCTTGAATTAAAGGCAGAATTAAAAGATTATACTGATGAAGAAATAGCAAATGGAAAAGTAGAACTACAAAAAGAATTAGATAATTTAAAAGCAAAAAGGATAAAAGTATTAGATGAATTATTTGCAGAATATCCAAGCTCAACAAAAACAGTTGATTTCTATTATAAAGAAGAACCACAAAATCCAGAAGTTGCTTTAAAATATTCAGAAAATAAATTTAACATGTATAAACAATACTTACAGTATATAGATGCAAATTCAATGTTCCAGTATTTTGGTCAGCAGCTTAGAGAAATTAGTTTCAATTTAAATAGAGTTGCATTCTCTAAAGCATCGACAGATACAAGATTAGAAGCACTTGAAACATTATTAGATTTCACAGATACATTTAGTCCAGATCCATTCACAAAATTGGGATACCTGGAAGAAATCAAAAAACTTGATCCAAAATATCCTGGAATAGACAAAATGATTGAAGAAACAGAAAAAGAATATGAAGCAACGAAAAATGCAACATCAACTAATAAATAAGAAAATCAGAGAGCATCTAAAGCTCTCTGATTTTTTTATTATTTATAAACCTTTTTGCATATTTTAAAGCTTCATTTGCATTTTTGGCATAAAATACACCGAACTTTGAAGCAAGTTCTTTGTTCATAGAAGCCCCACCAGCAATTATAGGTATTTCAACACCATTTTCCAGTAATAAATCTTTAACCTCCTTTATTTTTCCAACTGTTGTTGTCATCATTGCAGAAAGTCCTAAAAGATCTGACTTTAATTCTTTTACCTTTTCTAAAATAATCTTTCCTGGAATATCCTTTCCTATATCTATTACTTCATATCCTGAGCTTTTTAATACTGTAGCTACTATCTTTTTACCAATATCATGAACATCACCTTCAACAGTAGCTACAAGAATTGTACCCTTTGATGAACTTTCTTCTTTTTTAAGCATATTATTTAGATATTCAAAAATAGGAGTTACCGTTTCAGCAGCTAAAATTAATTGTGGCAAATAAATTTCTCCTTTTGAATATAATTCACCGATATATTCCATTGTTTTGGCAAGAATGTTTTGACTCACCTGAAGAGGGGTATAATCTTTAAGCAACAAATTAATCTTTTCCTTTAATTCCCTGGATTTTTTCTTTAATATTAAGTCAGCTAATTCATCTCCTGTTGAGGTAGATGTATCTCTTGAAACTTCCATTCCATGCAATATCAATGAACCAAAAACAATATTCATGGTGCTGCTTTCTTTTGAGTTAAGTATTGCTCCACTAAGACCATTGTGTATTGCAAGGGATAAAAACGAAGCATTAATGCCTTCTCTGCTTGGAAGTCCAAAACTTAAGTTTGATAATCCTATAGATGTTTTAATACCTTTTTCTGAAAGTAATTTTATAGTTTCAAGAGTAACAAAAGGATCTTTTTTTGCTCCAACTGGCAATACCAATGGATCAACAAAGATTCTATCTTTTGAAATACCATTTTCTTCAAGGTATTTAATGCCTTTCATAGCAATTTCAAATCTTTCCTGAGCAGTTTCTGGTATTTTATTTTTCATTGTAAGCAAAATCAGCATTCCGCCGTATCTTTTTAACCATCTTATAGCTGTATCCAATTTTT
This is a stretch of genomic DNA from Marinitoga piezophila KA3. It encodes these proteins:
- the porA gene encoding 2-ketoisovalerate ferredoxin oxidoreductase subunit alpha, producing the protein MPKTLAITGAAAVAHAMRQINPDVVAAYPITPQTPIVEYFAQFVADGAVDTVMVPVESEHSAMSAVVGSAAAGARTMTATAANGLALMFEIVYIAASMRLPIVMPIVNRALSGPINIHGDHSDAYAVRDAGWIQLFSENSQEAYDMTIIATKLAEREEVLTPAMVNLDGFITSHGVEGVEILDDEVVRDFVGIWEPKYPLLDIDNPITHGPLDLFDYYFEHHRQQQEGLKNAYKALPEVFAEYEKISGRKYDFLDLYRMEDAEYVMVVMNSAASTAKYVVDELREKGIKAGLVKPWVFTPFPKKEILEALDGRKAVMVLDRAMSFGKEAPLYSLIKSALYEAKEKPMIGSYVYGLGGRDVTPHMLHIPFEDAMKGDLDPNEERYLGLKE
- a CDS encoding thiamine pyrophosphate-dependent enzyme, encoding MPVNLKQLINLVDKEDWPFTQGHRLCPGCNAPMVAKWATMTAKALGYEPVVGAATGCLEVSSTIYPFTSWNIPYIHNAFENVAATISGAEAAYRSLKNRGRLKTDKPIKFIAFGGDGGTYDIGLQSLSGAIERGHDFLYILYDNEGYMNTGNQRSGSTPPGADATTEPVGKVKNGKVQFKKNIVEIIGAHENVYAATASTSDPFDFMAKVEKGLKHEGPAFIAVLAPCVRFWRIPESDGPKITKLAVETKYWPLYEIDRGVYKITRKPRNFKPIEEYIRSIGRFRKALQHPEYQDMIAEMQKYVDTRWERLLKLEEVTKDMYLR
- a CDS encoding peptidylprolyl isomerase; protein product: MRDWFVKWEKVIVIIIVVLFTAGIVWWSVAAYMGASKQNAAANAKPSKDNAVAVLTKDGTELDYPYWIMNNEVSDEVSQMRQQYAAYGQKIDPVFDELALNYNAVKQLFDIKVIEYYADQNGLTPSDKELEKAFNKYIDDQIAKLKENEDTWKKYLDYYKSEDNLRNLIKSNYKNMYRIQLIIDKVKDHVSAVSKDEGLKYLKDNFDDLKKKYEEVKAQHILVSDEATALKIKKMIEDKEITFEDAAAKYSKDTSNATSGGELGWFKHGAMVKEFEDASFNATVGDLVGPVKTNYGYHIIRVQDKKIFNKPEDIMDKYPEIYSEIEKTLKNDKFIEWLKNYKESEKLALSYLEEDLKLYDEYTKLSQDKDENKIKEFISEMENYVFDDKGELAINVSVNEMAIYVYATGLLKDIYETRLDKFTKYLTLKDSVDPEIIKLSHDEITKKIEELTAKMKNVSGEEYTKLLKERFKYEDAKDFLELKAELKDYTDEEIANGKVELQKELDNLKAKRIKVLDELFAEYPSSTKTVDFYYKEEPQNPEVALKYSENKFNMYKQYLQYIDANSMFQYFGQQLREISFNLNRVAFSKASTDTRLEALETLLDFTDTFSPDPFTKLGYLEEIKKLDPKYPGIDKMIEETEKEYEATKNATSTNK